The following are encoded in a window of Natronoarchaeum philippinense genomic DNA:
- a CDS encoding bifunctional N(6)-L-threonylcarbamoyladenine synthase/serine/threonine protein kinase: MRVLGIEGTAWAASAGLYDSEADDVFIETDAYLPESGGIDPSEAAEHMHNAIPAVVDAALAEAADRAGEDEPLVDAVAFSRGPGLGPCLRIVGTAARSLAQTLDVPLVGVNHMVAHLEIGRHRSGFDSPVCLNASGANAHVLGFHDGRYRVLGETMDTGVGNSIDKFTRHVGWSHPGGPKVEEAAKDGEYAELPYVVKGMDFSFSGIMSAAKQAYDRGQPVEDVCVGLQETVFAMLTEVAERALSLTGSDELVLGGGVGQNERLREMLAAMCEQRGADFFAPEPRFLRDNAGMIAVLGATMYEAGQTIEIEDSRIDSDYRPDQVPVTWREDESVARIPTNAADGDELRGAEATVEIDGDRVVKRRAEKRYRHPELDERLRRQRTTLEARLTSEARRHGVPTPLVREVDPREATIVFERVGDADLQAALTAERARAVGRHLATLHGAGIVHGDPTTRNVRVDTDVERVYCIDFGLGFYTDAVEDYAMDLHVFEQSLDGTAEDPAAMREAVEAGYAAAGDEAVIEQLREIESRGRYQ, from the coding sequence ATGCGCGTTCTCGGAATCGAGGGGACCGCTTGGGCGGCTAGCGCGGGCCTGTACGATTCCGAGGCCGACGACGTTTTTATAGAGACCGACGCCTACCTGCCCGAGAGCGGCGGCATCGACCCGAGCGAGGCCGCAGAGCACATGCACAACGCGATCCCGGCGGTCGTCGACGCCGCACTCGCCGAGGCGGCCGACCGCGCCGGCGAGGACGAGCCACTCGTCGATGCGGTGGCGTTCTCCCGAGGCCCCGGTCTCGGTCCGTGCCTGCGGATCGTCGGCACCGCTGCGCGTTCGCTCGCCCAGACGCTCGACGTACCGCTCGTCGGCGTCAACCACATGGTCGCACATCTGGAGATCGGACGCCACCGCTCGGGCTTTGACTCGCCGGTCTGTCTGAACGCCAGCGGCGCCAACGCCCACGTGCTCGGCTTCCACGACGGCCGATATCGCGTGCTCGGCGAGACGATGGACACCGGCGTCGGCAACTCGATCGACAAGTTCACCCGCCACGTCGGCTGGTCCCACCCCGGCGGCCCGAAGGTCGAGGAGGCAGCGAAAGACGGCGAGTACGCCGAGTTACCCTACGTCGTCAAGGGGATGGACTTCTCGTTTTCGGGCATCATGAGCGCTGCCAAGCAGGCCTACGACCGGGGCCAGCCCGTCGAGGACGTCTGTGTCGGGCTGCAAGAGACCGTCTTTGCGATGCTGACGGAGGTCGCAGAGCGCGCCCTCTCGCTGACCGGCAGCGACGAACTCGTGCTCGGCGGCGGCGTCGGCCAGAACGAACGGCTCCGAGAGATGCTCGCGGCGATGTGCGAGCAACGCGGCGCCGACTTCTTCGCGCCCGAGCCGCGCTTCCTGCGGGACAACGCCGGCATGATCGCGGTGCTGGGCGCGACGATGTACGAGGCCGGCCAGACCATCGAGATCGAGGACTCACGCATCGACTCGGACTACCGGCCCGATCAGGTGCCGGTGACGTGGCGAGAAGACGAAAGCGTTGCGCGCATCCCGACGAACGCCGCCGACGGCGACGAGCTGCGGGGCGCCGAAGCCACGGTCGAGATCGACGGCGACCGCGTCGTCAAGCGCCGGGCCGAAAAGCGCTACCGCCATCCGGAACTCGACGAGCGCCTGCGCCGCCAGCGCACGACGCTCGAAGCGCGACTCACCAGCGAGGCGCGACGCCACGGCGTCCCGACGCCGCTGGTCCGAGAGGTCGACCCGCGCGAGGCCACCATCGTCTTCGAGCGCGTGGGCGACGCCGACCTGCAGGCGGCGCTGACCGCCGAGCGCGCCCGCGCCGTCGGTCGCCATCTGGCGACGCTCCACGGCGCCGGCATCGTCCACGGCGATCCGACGACCCGGAACGTCCGGGTCGACACCGACGTCGAGCGCGTCTACTGCATCGACTTCGGCCTCGGCTTTTACACCGACGCCGTCGAGGACTACGCGATGGACCTGCACGTCTTCGAGCAGAGCCTCGACGGCACCGCCGAGGACCCCGCGGCGATGCGTGAGGCCGTCGAGGCGGGCTACGCTGCGGCCGGCGACGAGGCCGTAATCGAGCAGCTCCGGGAGATCGAATCCCGCGGGCGTTACCAGTAG
- a CDS encoding 30S ribosomal protein S27ae — MPRHELYDDDGTTDREQCPRCGDSFLADHGDRLHCGKCGYTEWE; from the coding sequence ATGCCCCGACACGAACTCTACGACGACGACGGCACGACCGACCGCGAGCAGTGCCCCCGCTGTGGCGACTCGTTCCTCGCGGACCACGGTGACCGCCTGCACTGCGGCAAGTGCGGGTACACCGAGTGGGAGTAG
- a CDS encoding 30S ribosomal protein S24e, protein MDVEIIDEDENPMLHRTDVTFQITHDEATPERLSVRDSLAAKLNKDAGEVVVRSLDTKFGMRKTIGSAKVYESSDHAKDVEQDHMLERNKITAEGEAEEAEEA, encoded by the coding sequence ATGGACGTCGAAATCATCGACGAAGACGAGAACCCGATGTTGCACAGAACCGACGTGACGTTCCAGATCACCCACGACGAAGCCACGCCCGAGCGTCTCTCGGTCCGAGACAGCTTGGCCGCGAAGCTCAACAAGGACGCCGGCGAGGTCGTCGTCCGCAGCCTCGACACGAAGTTCGGGATGCGCAAGACGATCGGCAGCGCCAAGGTCTACGAGAGCTCCGACCACGCCAAGGACGTCGAGCAGGACCACATGCTCGAGCGCAACAAGATCACGGCCGAGGGCGAGGCCGAGGAAGCGGAGGAGGCCTAA